From the Nodularia sphaerocarpa UHCC 0038 genome, the window GTGAATCCTTTGGCTTTGTGGGGACAGCCATGATTCATTAAGACAATACCGATTTGAGAAGGTAGGTATGCTGCACCTACGTCGGCGCTAATCTTCTCCTCAACGAGATTAGCCAATAAATCAATGTAGGCTGGTTCGTTATAGAAGGAGGGGATGTAACGCTGTGCTTTTACCCAATGTTCCTCGCCATCGGGAATCTCAGCTAAAGCATTGTTAACTTGCTCAACTGCAATTCCACTGGTAAAGATGGAATCAACTACTAATAAGGGGTAAATGAGGATTTTCTCGAACCCTTGGTTTTTAATTTCTGCGAGAACCTGATCCGGTAGGTAAGGCGCACAGAAGTTAAAGGCTTTGAAAACTTGGATGCGATCGCCCCATTTGGCTTGCAAGTTCTTTTCTATACCAGCACGTTGCTGTTCAAAGATGGCATTGTGTGGGGAAATAAAATCATGGTGGGTGTGTCCCCATTCATGGCGGTCAAATAACGCCAATAGCTTTGCTAAAGGGGGATAAATCCAGGTTGGTACTGGTGCAAATTTTGCAGTCAGTAGATTTAAAGCCTGTTCGTTATAGTTTGCAAAATCTTCATAGCTTTCAACTTCACCGTAGCCCATAAGTAAGACAGCAACTCTGTCTTTACCTGATAACTGCTCGTGGATGTGTTGCTGTTTTTCTGGGGTGGCAACCACAATGATTTCCTCAATATAAATCTATATAAACCAGAGTTGAGAGTCAATTAAGTTAGGGAATAACTCTATTGCTCTGCTAACTCGTAGTTTATTATCCCATCCAGGGGGATAGGTTCGTTACAAAATTCACAATAATATATCAAAAGGCATACTGGGGTTATTACTCGTTACTGAGTATTGAAAAATTAAGTTTTTAGGACTTTCTTTTTCACATCTTCTTTGTGTGAAAGTCAAATTTTCATATATCCTATAAGGCAGGGTTAAGTAATTGAGTAAATTTATGTTGGCACTGTGTTTACTCCAAAATACTGATAATCACGTTTGATTTCATACGGAAGTTGTTATAGATAACCGGAAAACTGTTAGTACAAAAAACTAATGCGTATAATTATTTGCCCTGGAATTCATGAGCCAGCGCTAACTGAAAGCTTTATATCAGAATGCTTATATACGGGATATGAGCGATTAAATGCGGCCAAGTGGGGCGAAATTCTGATTTTTCCCGGTGAAACTTTATTAGCTTTATCATCACTTCATATTTTGCAGTTTTTAGGCGATCGCTTGCAAAATGATCTAAAATCGCCAGTGATATTCATTAGCTTTAGTGCTGGTGTCGTCGGCGCAATCGGGGCAGCCTGTTCCTGGCAACTCTTAGGAGGTAATATTAAAGCCTTTATTGCTATAGATGGCTGGGGAGTACCACTGGCGGGAAACTTTCCTATTCATCGCATGAGTCATGATTATTTCACCCATTGGAGTTCTTCCTTGTTGGGTGGTGGACATGATAATTTTTATGCAGAACCAGCAGTTGAGCATTTATCAATATGGCGATCGCCTCAAACAGTAAAAGGTTGGTGGGTAGATCGATCTGTAGAAGTTTCTCAACCTCCAGTTCCCTTGACTGCAACCGAGTTCTTGCATTTACTACTAAAACGTTATAAACACAATTAATCCGGAAAACAGCATCATTAAGCAGGAGTGAAGATTAAACAATTCAAAATTCAAAATTCAAAATTATGAACATCAGAAGATAAGGAGAATCAGAGAAAATATTAATTTGCTTACTCCCCACTCCCCACTCCCCACTCCCTACTCCCCAATGCCCAATCCCCAGTATCTAAATGTTTCCCACTGAACCAGCTGCTGTCAACAACGGATTTAGCGCCCTGCTAAAAAATCGTGGCTTTATGCTCCTGTGGATTGGGCAGCTGTTGTCCCAGTTGGGAGATAAAATTTTCTTTGTGTTAATGGTTGCTCTACTGGAGAATTATCAACCGCCTGCGGGGTTAGCCCAAAACTCCATGTACTCAATTTTGATGCTGGCTTTCACATTACCGGCAATTTTGTTCGGTTCTGCGGGTGGGATATTTGTTGACCGCTTCTCTAAAAAGTTGGTTTTAACTGTTTCCAACTACATTCAAACTGTATTAATGCTCTTCCTCGCATTTTTACCCAGGGATTTTTTCATGTTATTGGTGCTGACTTTTGGTATTTCCACCTTAGCCCAGTTTTTTACTCCGGCTCAACAGGCTGCTATTCCCGTTTTAGTGCGACGAGAGAATTTCATGGCAGCTAATGCGGTGTACAGCAGTACAATGATGGGCGCGTTAATTGTGGGTTTTGCCATTGGAGAGCCAATATTAAGTTTAGCAAAATCTTGGTTAGGAGCAGGTTATGGTCAAGAAGTGGTAGTTGGTGTACTATACCTATTCTCTGGATTAGCCGTACAGCCGATTAACTTCGGTACTGAAAACAAATTATCTGGCGATGATTCCTGTCCGGGAATTAATCCTTGGGCTGACTTTAAAGCAGGCTTGCGCTATCTGACGAAAAATCGTTTGATATTAAATGCCATGCTGCAACTCACCACTTTATACTGTGTATTTGCCGCATTAATGGTATTGACGATTAGATTAGCCGCAGACTTTGGTTTGAAAGAAAAACAATTTGGCTTTTTCTTAGCAGCAGCCGGTGTGGGGATGGTATTTGGGGCAGCAATTTTGGGACACTGGGGAGATAAATTGCATCACAAGCCTTTACCCCTCATGGGATTTTTAATCATGTCCCTAGTTTTAGGAGTGTTCACTTTTACCCATAATCTCATTTTAGCTTTAGGACTAAGTGCCTTTTTAGGCATAGGTGCGGCTTTAATTGGCGTACCCATGCAAACCTTAATTCAACAGCACACACCACCCGCCATGCACGGGAAAGTATTTGGCTTTCAAAATCATATCGTCAATATTGCCTTATCTGCACCCTTGGCAATTACTGGCCCTTTAACAGATTTTCTCGGCTTACGAACTGTTTTGGTAGGAATGAGTATAGTAGTAGCAACCGTTGGTATTTGGGCTTGGAAAAACACTCGCGGAGTTCTCCAAGACGTAATTTAGCCAAAATTATCAGCGTTGCTGAATTTTTTTGAACTTTTATGATAAAAAACCAAGCAAACCCCAAGAAAGCTTATTTTTCCTGGGGTTGAGTTTCTACTTATTGGCTAACCATGCCTCCAAATCTAACAAAGTGGTAAAGTCCAATAAAGCCTCACCCAGATTTTCCAATTGTTCCAAAGTCAGAGTTTCAAATTGTTTACGCATCCCTGGGGGTAATTCTCCCACTTTGCGAGTGAGTAGACGCAAAACCAGATTTCGTTCTCGCTGTTCCCCTCGCTGTTCGCCTTCTTCGAGAATTTCTTGGTAAATTACTGACTCGCGCATCATACCCTCCCGAAATAATCTT encodes:
- a CDS encoding MFS transporter; translated protein: MFPTEPAAVNNGFSALLKNRGFMLLWIGQLLSQLGDKIFFVLMVALLENYQPPAGLAQNSMYSILMLAFTLPAILFGSAGGIFVDRFSKKLVLTVSNYIQTVLMLFLAFLPRDFFMLLVLTFGISTLAQFFTPAQQAAIPVLVRRENFMAANAVYSSTMMGALIVGFAIGEPILSLAKSWLGAGYGQEVVVGVLYLFSGLAVQPINFGTENKLSGDDSCPGINPWADFKAGLRYLTKNRLILNAMLQLTTLYCVFAALMVLTIRLAADFGLKEKQFGFFLAAAGVGMVFGAAILGHWGDKLHHKPLPLMGFLIMSLVLGVFTFTHNLILALGLSAFLGIGAALIGVPMQTLIQQHTPPAMHGKVFGFQNHIVNIALSAPLAITGPLTDFLGLRTVLVGMSIVVATVGIWAWKNTRGVLQDVI
- a CDS encoding ferrochelatase; this encodes MVATPEKQQHIHEQLSGKDRVAVLLMGYGEVESYEDFANYNEQALNLLTAKFAPVPTWIYPPLAKLLALFDRHEWGHTHHDFISPHNAIFEQQRAGIEKNLQAKWGDRIQVFKAFNFCAPYLPDQVLAEIKNQGFEKILIYPLLVVDSIFTSGIAVEQVNNALAEIPDGEEHWVKAQRYIPSFYNEPAYIDLLANLVEEKISADVGAAYLPSQIGIVLMNHGCPHKAKGFTSGITESQTLYDLVRDKLINRYPLISVGWLNHDTPLIEWTLPNAEQAANNLIQLGAKAIIFMPIGFATENHETLLDVHHIIHALAKKHPGVNYVQMACVNDNPEFLEMAAEWANDHIAELMNQEAMAVNPQLAGSHHHHHHH